The sequence below is a genomic window from Oceanococcus sp. HetDA_MAG_MS8.
CTCGCCGGGCCTTTGCTGGCGCTTGCATGCCGCCGATGAGCAGGGTGGTCGTCACTCTAAATTGATCGGGATAGAGCGCCGAGACTTTGTAACTCGAACTGGGGCTGCGGCCACGACATCCGCTGACTTCCACCAGATCCGGCCCCACCTGGGTCAATTCCACGCTGCGAAAGTCGCAGGTCACATCCGGCAATAAATAGCAGCCAGGATCCCCAATCTCGTAGAGCATCTGCTCACCCACAGTCAAAGGAGTAACAAGGCCTCCAGTGTTGGGTGGCTTGCTCACCAGGAATCGACCGTCGGCAAAGCATTCCACGACGGGAAAGCCCATGTTCTCGTAGCCCGGCACGGACTCCCAATCCGTAAAGTTCCCCCCCGTACACTGCGCCCCACATTCGATAATGTGGCCGGCGATACCACCGGCAGCCAGACGGTCGTAGTCGTCTTCTGACCACGAGAACTCGTGCATTAAAGGGGCCAAGGTCACCGCCGAGTCGACAATGCGCCCCGTAATAACCACATCGGCGCCGGCATCCAGAGCCTGCTTAAGCCCACCCGCACCTAGGTAAGCATTCATGGTGATGAGCTGCTCGGGCATTGGCGTATCGCTAAACATTTCACGCGCACCTTCGGCGCGCAGTTCGTCTTGCAGGTGGCGCACATCATCACCGAGCACAACGGCTACTTTGAGCTCAATCCCTTGCGCCTGGGCCGCCTCCTGCAGCGCCTGGGCACATGCCTGGGGGTTCAAGCCGCCAGCATTCGACAATACGCGGATACCCTGGCGTTTAATTGCGGGCAACAACGGCCGCATGACGGGATCGATGAAGTCGCGTGCGAAGCCTGCTTGAGGATTCTTCATGCGCTGGCGCAACATGATCGACAGCGTCACTTCCGCAAGATAATCGAAGACCAAATAGTCCAGATCACCATGCTCGACCAATTGCCGGGCCGCAGTCTGCGTGTCACCCCAAAAAGCAGACGCACAACCAATGCGTACTGAAGTCTTCATTCTGTCTCCTTCCCTGCTCCCAGCAGTCCTAGTGTCTAGAGCATTGCAGCCAGGCCACGCGGCAAGCCCACTGTCCAATCCGGCTGATCACTCACCGGCTGCGGCGCAAATCCTGAATTGATGGCTCCCAACACCCGCGCCAATGCCGGCAGATGGGGGCCGATAGCGGCTTTGCCTGTGGTGAGCAAGGCCACAGAGATATCTCTCTCCGGATCCGCCCAACACAGAATATTGAGAAAACCCAAGTGACCAAATGCTAATGGATTCCGATGCCCATAAAGGCTGACGAGAGGGTGACCAAGCATCAATCCACGACTATATCGAATCGGAATACGCAACATCCGGTCGTAACGAATGCGACCGAAAGGTGCAACCAAGTTGCGTACCGTTTCCGGGCTGAGAAGTTGTTGCCCTTCCCAGCGCCCACCATCCAGCAACATTTGAAAAACGCGACTGCTCTCCTCGGCAGTGGAGAAGATGTTCCCCGCCGGAATCACATTGTTCAGGAAGATGGGGGTATTGGAGATGGCACAAGCCTCTTCAAACTCTATGCCCAATGCTTTACGCGCCAT
It includes:
- a CDS encoding DUF1446 domain-containing protein, which codes for MKTSVRIGCASAFWGDTQTAARQLVEHGDLDYLVFDYLAEVTLSIMLRQRMKNPQAGFARDFIDPVMRPLLPAIKRQGIRVLSNAGGLNPQACAQALQEAAQAQGIELKVAVVLGDDVRHLQDELRAEGAREMFSDTPMPEQLITMNAYLGAGGLKQALDAGADVVITGRIVDSAVTLAPLMHEFSWSEDDYDRLAAGGIAGHIIECGAQCTGGNFTDWESVPGYENMGFPVVECFADGRFLVSKPPNTGGLVTPLTVGEQMLYEIGDPGCYLLPDVTCDFRSVELTQVGPDLVEVSGCRGRSPSSSYKVSALYPDQFRVTTTLLIGGMQAPAKARRAAEAILTKTRGILEQQGWGDFSEVCVETLGAESIYGPHSRRDDTREVVLKIAAKHTRKEALEVLTREMPQAATGMVPGVTGYFGGRASVTPIPRLYSTLVAKNKVPVRLQISDEEVAVPVPPGDDQLAHQAPVIDAGGHWNIDLDQPLTEVPLMTLAVARSGDKGDKANIGVMARKPQYFPWIAHSLSAEAVRDWFAYLLADNAGVHRYVLPGTHALNFLLDSALGGGGVASLRIDPQGKCLGQILLEHPVQVPEKLL